A genome region from Neoarius graeffei isolate fNeoGra1 chromosome 21, fNeoGra1.pri, whole genome shotgun sequence includes the following:
- the LOC132870030 gene encoding uncharacterized protein LOC132870030 has protein sequence MSDYDSDVENIDFISQPKGYLYEPEYTDEEIHQMELERAERERVDREVEEGEAGAVRHRVTDKWWCTCSKCEVMQTEVECYCCHEWDLIMPQMQDLSIDEEASVPAAVCITNHTDFPALLNVGVLQTFFHIPKINWKKRPRPAGPDGQLSSEQYRLIAYRIVLEWALKGEKLGPRNRRVLPSCVVELIRRTYPSPNGQYAGFKESVDALQLF, from the exons atgtctgactacgacagcgacgttgaaaacattgacttcatctcacagccaaagggatatctttatgaacccgaatatacagatgaagaaattcaccagatggagttagaacgggcagagagagaaagggtggacagagaagtggaagaaggtgaagctggagccgtGAGACACCGGGTGACCGACAAATGGTGGTGTACTTGTTCCAAATGTGAAGTAATGCAGACAGAGGTGGAGTGCTACTGCTGCCACGAATGGGATCTCATCATGCCACAGATGCAAGACCTTTCAATTGACGAGGAGGCCAGCGTGCCAGCTGCTGTCTGCATCACAAACCACACTGACTTCCCTGCACTCCTGAATGTTGGTGTCTTGCAGACGTTTTTCCACATTCCTAAAATTAACTGGAAGAAGCGTCCCAGGCCAGCTGGACCCGATGGTCAGTTGTCTTCAGA ACAGTACAGGCTGATTGCCTATCGCATTGTATTAGAATGGGCCCTGAAAGGAGAGAAGCTTGGTCCCCGCAACAGGAGAGTTCTTCCTTCCTGTGTGGTGGAGCTAATAAGAAGAACATATCCATCACCAAATGGACAGTATGCAGGGTTCAAAGAGTCAGTGGATGCACTGCAATTGTTTTAG